From the genome of Paraburkholderia largidicola:
GAGCGTGACGAACGGCTTCATCGTCGCGCCCGTGCGCAGCGACTGCGCGACGGACAGCGCCTGCTGCCGGTAGCTGTCCACCTCTTCGCGCATGCGTTGCACGCGCGCGGCCTGCTCGGGCGTGTCGGCGACGGCCGTTTCGAGCCGCGCGAGCCGGTCGCCGATATCGACCCACGCCGCATGGCGGTCCATGAATGACGCGTCGCCCGCGACGATCCCCGTACGCACGCGCGCGACTTGTCGAAGCACGGGGTTTTCGAGCGCGGTCGCCTGATAGAGGACCTGCTTGCTGTCCGACGAGCGCTCGACGGCGCGCGTGGTCTGAGCCTGCATGTCGAACACGACACCGAGCAGCGCCAGTTCGATGGCGCTCGGCAACGCGATCAGCAGTAGGCCTTTGGTGAACAGTTTCATGGATGGCTGGCGCAATGCGGCATGAACGTGCGAGGCAACGCAAACCGCTTCCCGACATGTGGAACAGGCGCGCAATCATGAGCCATGCGCATGCATCATCGCTGTGCGCCGCGCTTCTAACGTCGCGGCGCGACCAATGCTATCGATATTTTCACCCATACGCCGCGCCGTCGACGCGCCGGACCGGTGCAATCTGCGTCAAAGCCGCGCCGCAACTGGGACGCGGCCATTATCGGCGGGCCGAACGGATATTTCAATGCGCGCCGAGCAGGGCTTGGCGCACATAAAAATGTCTTTTTTTAAGGTGTCGGAAACACGCGCAGCGCGGGTGAGTCTATTATTGAGACCAGATGCACAGGGGATGCGAAAGCGCACGGCGACGCGATTCGGCCTGGTTCGCACGGAACGATGGAGTGAGACAGACGAATCACCGTGTATCCGGCATTTTCGTATGCTATAAAAGATCGACGTGCGGCGCGCGAAGCCGGGAGTGGTCGCATGAGGACGCTGCGTTTCTTGCAATTCTTTTTCAGGCGAGTTTTTATGTCCTTCCCGAAAAAGCGCAGGCGCGCGAAGGTGGACGGCGATGAGTCGTTCCTCGCCGTGCTGCGACACTTCAAGCCCTTCGGTCAGCTCGACACCAAGATTGCGCGCGCCCGCGCGCAAGATGAGCCGGTGCTCTACGCGCATGTGCTGCCGGGACTCGACGTCCTGCTATGCAGCGTGCGCGGCGCGCATCCGCCCTATCCCGCCGTCGCCGAGTTGCGGCGGCGCTGCATCGAATCCATCGCAAATGCGCTCGAGCAGCCGCTAGACGGACTGGAGAACGGCGGTTACTGGTACGAGGCCGACGGTTTCGGTTTTCTCGTGTTCGCGAGCCGCGCGAGAGCGCGCATCCTGCCCGAGTTCGGCGCGACGCGCACGGCCGCCAGTACGCGGCGCGGCGTGCGTCGTCAGGATGCAGCGGGCGACGCAACACCGCGCTCGCTACGTTGAATCCCGCCAGGTATCCGTAGCAATTCACACAAAAACACGGCCGCGAAGCTTCGCGGCCGTGGCGTTTTTTGCGGGTCAATCATTGCGGGCAATACATCCCCGCCCGCGCTCAACTTCCTTTGTATTCGGCCGCGTTTGCGGGCCCCGGCAGTGTCGCGCCGTTGTTCGGCTTTGCAGGCTGCTTCGACGGTGCTGTCGACGGCGAGACGGCCGACGCACCCGGCGTCCCCGGCGGCAGCGCCACGGCCTTGGCCTTTTCGCGCTGTCCCGGCGGCGGCGCCGTCGGATGCTGCGCCTCCATTGCCGCCATCAGTTGCTGACACGGTAGGGGCTTGTTGTTGCTCGGCGCGATCAGGGGAATCAGCGCGGCGAACGGATTGATCAGACCGAGCCCGACCATCGCGCCGCCGCGCACCGCGAGCGCCGCCGCATTCACGCCGACGTGCGGGTCCTTGAACGTGCCCTTCACATAGAGCGGCGAGCGCAGCGAGAAGATGCGGAAGCCCTTCGTATGCGGATGCACGCCGAGGTCCATCGACTCGTTCTTCAGGTTCACCGTGCCGTCCACGTTGATCACGGCGTCCTGCGTGTCGAGCGCGAACACGCGTGAATCGAGCACGCCGTCCGTCACGACGAAGTCGCCCGCCGCGCAATTGATCTGCACGTCGCGATTGCCGAACAGCTTTTCATAGACGACGTTCGCCACGTTCAGCCCGGCCGCTTCCATCAGCAAGCGGCTCACGGCGCCATCGGTGACGAGCAGCTTCACTTCGCCGTTCGACGAAGCTGCGAGCGCCGCGGGCGAATTGCCCGTCGCCGACAGCGCGGCATCGCCGTTGACTTCGCCGAGCGCGTTTTGCATGGTCTTCGCGGTCGGCATCAACTGCTTGAGCTTCAGGTGACGCGCTTCTGTCGAGACACGGCCTTTGAGCGGTGTCGCGCTGCCGTCGAGATGAATGTTCGATGCGAGTGAGCCGCCCGCGACGCCGAACTTGAGCGGCTCGAACGACAGCACGCCGTCCGTCATCACGACGTGCGTGTACAGATCGGTGATAGGCAGCGTCGGGTCCTTGATGATGCGGCGCCCCGTGAATTTCACGTTCGCGTCGATTGCCTTCCAGCGGTCGGTCTTGAACTCTTCGGTCGGCAGCGCCTTGTCGGATGGCTGGCGCGCGGTGTCGCCGCGCTTCGCCTTGCTCGCGTTGCTGTCCGCGCCGATGATCGGCGCCAGGTCCTTGAACTGCAACAGATTCGAGACAAGCGTGCCTTCGAGCAGCGGACGCGTCGCGCGCTGGGTGTAGATGACCGTGCCGTTCACATCGCTGCCGCCCACGCGGCCTGTAAAATTTTCATAGCGGAACACGCTGGCGCCCGGCTTGAAATTACCGATCAGATGGCCTTCCGTCGCGTACGGCGGCGTCTCGGGCAGCGTGATGCCCGTCAGGTCATACAGATGATCGAGACTCGTGCCCTGCAGCCACAGGCGCAGATCGACGGCGGCCAGATGCGCGGGATCCGTGACGGTGCCGACCAGTGCGATGCGCAGATCGCCCGCTTTCACGTCGGCCTGCACAGGGAACGGTCGCGCAGTGTCCTGCAATGCGAGCACGCCACCGAGCTTGCCGCTGCCCGATATCGGCGAGCGGTTGTAGGTGCCCTTCACGGTCCAACCGATTCCATATTGCGGCGCGTTCGTACCCTGCGCGACGGCGATGCCTGCGGCGCTCGCGGGCGTGCCGGACGCGGCCACGGACGCCGAAGCGCCCACGCCGGCCGTCGCCGCCGGCGCGGACGCGCCCGATGCAACAGGCACGGCAGGCGCCACCGCCGACGCGCCTGACGCCTCGGATGCAGCGGCCGCCTTCGCTTGCGCGGTCAACTGCTTTGCGCCCTGCTTGCCGACCACTTCCGCCGACGACCTGCGCGACGCCTCTTCCTGCTGCTTCATCGCTTCGCCGATCGGGATGGGCTGGCCGAGCGTATCGACGACAGCCTGCATGTCGATTTTTTTCTGCTGATCAGAAAGCGCGATATTGCCTTTGTTCAGCTGGATGTCGTGCAGATCGAGCTTCCATTCCGACGGTCCCGCCGACGACTTCAGCTTGAACGTCCAGTTGTTGCGTCCGTCAAGGAGCCGTTCGAGATCGACGGATGGATTCACCACATTGATTGCCGGGATCACGATGTCATGCGCGAGCAGCGGCAGCACCTTCACCTGAAAGTCGATTTCGTCGAGCGTCGCGAAGTGCTTCTGTTTAGTCCAGTCGGGATTGGCGATCGTGATGTTTTGCGCCGAGAAGCGCGGCCACGGCACCCACGAGCGCCAGCCCGTTTCGCCGATGGGATGGCGCCAGCCCACCTTCAGATCGCCTTCGATCGCGAACGGCCGGCCGATTGCCTCACTGACCTTGTCGTTCACATAGGGCCGCGCGCGGTTCCAGTCGAACGTCAGAACAAAGACCGCCAGCGCGACGATCAGGATCACCAGCACCGCGAACAGCCATGCAAAGGTCTTGCCGATTGTCTTGCCGACGGATATGCCAGTCGAATGCAGCACAGCCATGGGGGCTCCGAGAAATTACCAGCGTCATTCGTCTGCGCAGCACGTGCTGTGCCCGCGTGCGCGCTTCGTTATGATGATGCGCTGCGACACATTCCAATATGCCATGCCCCACGACACTCACATGACGGACGCGCCCCTCGTCCACGCGCAAGACCTCGTGCGGCGCGACGCGACGCGCGGCCAGACACTGCTGCACGCCACCAGCATCGCCATCCGTGCGGGCGAGCGGATTGCGATCACGGGCCCCTCCGGGTCGGGCAAAAGCGTGTTCATGCGCGCGCTCGCGCTGCTCGATCCACTCGATAGCGGCCAGGTGCTGTGGCGCGGCAGGCGCATCGCGCGCGCGGCGATCCCGCGCTACCGGCGCCACGTCGCGTATATCCGTCAGCGGCCCGCGCTGCTCGACGGCACCGTCGAAGACAATCTGCGTTATCCGTACACGCTGCGTGCGTATCGCGATGTGCGTTTCGATCGCGCGCAGGCGGCCGCACTCGCGTCGCAGGCAGGACGCGCGAGCGATTTTCTCGAGCGTTTTGCGAGCGAACTGTCGGGCGGCGAAGCGCAGATCGCTGCGTTGATCCGCGTCCTGCAGCTCGCGCCGGACGTGCTGCTGCTCGACGAACCGACGGCATCGCTCGATCCCGAATCCGCGCTGGCGATCGAAGGCCTGGTGCGCGCGTGGTTCGATGCCGCGCCGCAGGTGCGCGCATGGCTATGGGTATCGCACGATCCGGCGCAAGCGGCGCGCGTGAGCAACCGTCATCTGACGATGCGCGCCGGCGTGCTCGACGATGCGCAGTCCACTCTGCCGGATACGTCCGCGCACACCGGAGAGACGCCGCGATGACCTTGCAGAACCTCAGCCTCTGGGACGTCGCGCTCGCGGCGCTGCTGATCGTGGTGAACGGCGCGGTCTCCGTTCTGCTCAAGCTCGATCTCGAACGCAAGCTCGCGTGGGCGGCCGTGCGCACCGTCGTCCAGCTGCTCGCGATCGGCTATGTGCTGGCGTGGGTGTTCGCGTACTCCCGCTGGTATGTGGTGCTGCCGCTGATGATCGCGATGACGCTGATCGCGGGCTTTGCGGGCGCGGGACGCGGCTCGCGCACGTATGCCGGGCAGCGCGTCGACAGCATCCTGTCGATCTGGGCGAGCGCGTGGCTCGTGGCAGCCGTGGGACTGTTTGCCGTGATCCGGATTCGACCGTGGTACGAGCCGCAATATGCGATTCCGATTCTCGGGATGATTCTCGGCAATACGCTGACGGGCGTGTCGCTGGGTATCGAACGGATGACGGAGGAACTGACGGCGCGCCGCGACCGCGTCGACATGGCGCTCGCGCTCGGCGCGACGCGCTGGGAAGCTGCGCAGGGACCGGCGCGTCAGGCGGTGCGCGCCGGCATGATTCCGACGCTCAATCAGATGGCCGTGGTCGGCGTCGTGAGTCTGCCGGGGATGATGACGGGCCAGGTGCTCGCCGGGCAATCGCCGCTGCAGGCCGTGCGCTATCAGATCGTGATCATGTTTCTGATCGCGGCATCGTCGGCGCTGGGGACCGTGGGCGCCGTGCTGCTCACGTACCGGCGACTGTTTTCGCCGGAGCACCGGTTTCTGGCATCGCGGCTTATCGAACGGCGTTCGAAACGCTGACGTGCGGCGCGAGGCGCGCGCCGCAATCGATGCATGCACGCCGCATGCAATTCAGTCGATGTGCACGGCTTGCGATAACCGGCTCAGATGCCGGGATGCTTGCGTCAACGTTTGGCCGACACGGCTACCTGTGAGCCATCGCTGAGTGTCAGCGTCTTCGTGCTGCCATTGGTCGGCATGGTGAAGCGCAGCACCTGACTGACGCTCGTGTAGTTCGGGCACTTCAGCGACTTGCCGTTGTTCGACACGGCCTTCGTGCCCTTCGGCGTCTGCGCCTGGAAGTTCATCTGCACGGTCGCGGTGCCGTCTTTGGCGACGACAGGCGCGAACCGGATCTGCGTCTGCCGGATCATGGCGCCGTTCGTGTCGAGCGGCAGCGACGACAGGTCTGGGCAGTCGCCATCGGCTGCAACGGGGCCGCCGGGCGGCACGGTTTTCCACGTGAAGTCGTCCGATTCGCCGGAGCGGATGGTGCGCGTTTCCTGCGAGTTGCCGAACTGTTTCGACGTGACCTTGACCGTATAGCGGATGGGACCGTCGGTCGGCGCCTGCGAGGTCACGGTGATGGGTGTCGCCGCGTGCGCGGGTGCCGGCAATGCGGCGAGCGCAAGCGTTGTGCATGCGATAGAAGCGACAACAGAAACGGCGGGAAGTTTGAAGCTGATGCTCATACTGTCACCTCGTTGTTGTGCTGCCGCGCGGCGCCATGCAGGTGCGATCGCGCTGGCCGCGCGCGGCGGTTTTTTTGCATGTTGCACGGGAAGTCTAACGCCAAGTGGTTGGCGTGGAGTTGGGTTTGGGCTGGGATTAACCCGGGGGTTGGCGTTGTTTTTTGCGCTGCGCGCGGCGGGGGTGTTTGGCTGCGCATGCGTTGTCGGTGTCGTCTCGCTTTTGCGCTGGTATTTGGTGTTTGCGTTGGTGCCTTCGCGGTGCGGTTTGCTTTGGTTTGCGCTGGTAGTTTGCGCTGGCAGTTTGCGCTGGCATCCGCGTGATGTTATTGGTTTGCAAGCGTTGCCCCTGTGCGGGGCGGCACCTACTTTTCTTTGCCGCCGCAAAGAAAAGTAGGCAAAAGAAAGCGGCTCACACCGCCAATCCTTGTGTTTGCCTGAGGGCCCTCACAGGGTCTTACGCTTCACACGGCAACGCCCTGGTTCGGGTCCGTTGCCAACGTTCTCTCTGTATGCCTCACCCGCTTCGCGCGCCCGCATTACCGCATGCCGTGCCAGACAGTCCACCGCCGCCCAGGTGGCAAACTGTGTGTAGGCCCCTGGTGCTCCGCACGCCTCACTCCGGACCGATAGCGCACGCGTTCCACCCTGTAAGAGCGCCAGGCTATACGACGCGACAACCTACACACAGTTTGCCACCTGGACGGCGCAGACCGTTCGCTGCCGGTGGCCCAGGTACGGGTATTCGAAGCGGGTGAGGCGTTCATTCAAAGCGCTGGCGACAAGCACCAACCAGGGCACTGCCGTGTGAAGCGTGGGGACGTTGGGGGCCCGTGGATAAGAACAAGGATTGGCGGTGTGAGCCGCTTTCTTTTGCCTACTTTTCTTTGCGGCGGCAAAGAAAAGTAGGTGCCGCCCCGCACAGGGGCAACGCGTGAAGCACGCTAACAAAACGCGGATGCCAGCGCAAAGGCAAACCGCAGAAACCAACGAAAAACCCAAAAAACCAAAACACCAAACATCAACGCCCGCGCCGCAAAAGGCGCAATCCCCCGCGACATCGCAGGCAGAAAAAAACCCTAAAACCCGGTCAACACCAACTTCCCAATCGCCCGCCCCTCCTCCAGCAACTGATGCGCGCGCCGCAAATTCCCCGCATTGATCTTGCCAAGATCCTCACCCACCGTCGTCCGCAACGTACCCGCATCGATCAGCCGCGCCACTTCAGTCAGAAGCTTATGCTGCTCGATCATATCGGGCGTCCCGAACATCGACCGCGTGAACATGAACTCCCAATGAAACGCGGCGCTCTTCGCCTTCAGCAACTCGACGGGAACAGGCCGCGCATTCTCGACGATCGTCGCAATCCCGCCCTGCGGCTTGATCACAGCAGCGGCAGCCGGAAAATGCCGATCGGTGTCGTTGAACATCAACACATAATCGAC
Proteins encoded in this window:
- a CDS encoding DUF6013 family protein, producing MSISFKLPAVSVVASIACTTLALAALPAPAHAATPITVTSQAPTDGPIRYTVKVTSKQFGNSQETRTIRSGESDDFTWKTVPPGGPVAADGDCPDLSSLPLDTNGAMIRQTQIRFAPVVAKDGTATVQMNFQAQTPKGTKAVSNNGKSLKCPNYTSVSQVLRFTMPTNGSTKTLTLSDGSQVAVSAKR
- a CDS encoding ABC transporter ATP-binding protein — translated: MTDAPLVHAQDLVRRDATRGQTLLHATSIAIRAGERIAITGPSGSGKSVFMRALALLDPLDSGQVLWRGRRIARAAIPRYRRHVAYIRQRPALLDGTVEDNLRYPYTLRAYRDVRFDRAQAAALASQAGRASDFLERFASELSGGEAQIAALIRVLQLAPDVLLLDEPTASLDPESALAIEGLVRAWFDAAPQVRAWLWVSHDPAQAARVSNRHLTMRAGVLDDAQSTLPDTSAHTGETPR
- a CDS encoding AsmA family protein, which encodes MAVLHSTGISVGKTIGKTFAWLFAVLVILIVALAVFVLTFDWNRARPYVNDKVSEAIGRPFAIEGDLKVGWRHPIGETGWRSWVPWPRFSAQNITIANPDWTKQKHFATLDEIDFQVKVLPLLAHDIVIPAINVVNPSVDLERLLDGRNNWTFKLKSSAGPSEWKLDLHDIQLNKGNIALSDQQKKIDMQAVVDTLGQPIPIGEAMKQQEEASRRSSAEVVGKQGAKQLTAQAKAAAASEASGASAVAPAVPVASGASAPAATAGVGASASVAASGTPASAAGIAVAQGTNAPQYGIGWTVKGTYNRSPISGSGKLGGVLALQDTARPFPVQADVKAGDLRIALVGTVTDPAHLAAVDLRLWLQGTSLDHLYDLTGITLPETPPYATEGHLIGNFKPGASVFRYENFTGRVGGSDVNGTVIYTQRATRPLLEGTLVSNLLQFKDLAPIIGADSNASKAKRGDTARQPSDKALPTEEFKTDRWKAIDANVKFTGRRIIKDPTLPITDLYTHVVMTDGVLSFEPLKFGVAGGSLASNIHLDGSATPLKGRVSTEARHLKLKQLMPTAKTMQNALGEVNGDAALSATGNSPAALAASSNGEVKLLVTDGAVSRLLMEAAGLNVANVVYEKLFGNRDVQINCAAGDFVVTDGVLDSRVFALDTQDAVINVDGTVNLKNESMDLGVHPHTKGFRIFSLRSPLYVKGTFKDPHVGVNAAALAVRGGAMVGLGLINPFAALIPLIAPSNNKPLPCQQLMAAMEAQHPTAPPPGQREKAKAVALPPGTPGASAVSPSTAPSKQPAKPNNGATLPGPANAAEYKGS
- a CDS encoding ABC transporter permease produces the protein MTLQNLSLWDVALAALLIVVNGAVSVLLKLDLERKLAWAAVRTVVQLLAIGYVLAWVFAYSRWYVVLPLMIAMTLIAGFAGAGRGSRTYAGQRVDSILSIWASAWLVAAVGLFAVIRIRPWYEPQYAIPILGMILGNTLTGVSLGIERMTEELTARRDRVDMALALGATRWEAAQGPARQAVRAGMIPTLNQMAVVGVVSLPGMMTGQVLAGQSPLQAVRYQIVIMFLIAASSALGTVGAVLLTYRRLFSPEHRFLASRLIERRSKR